Within Dermatophagoides farinae isolate YC_2012a chromosome 8, ASM2471394v1, whole genome shotgun sequence, the genomic segment ttgatttcaatgtttcaagtgtttgtttttctttcacattttcttgctgttgttgttcatccgATTCAGATACAAGCAATCGATTGCTATCGAATGAATTGACCAATAATTGCATTTCTCTGATTAATGTCAACATTATGTTCatggatttttcattcaattcggATAGATCAGCAAGCTGACCACGGAGCAATTGTGCAATGAAACGATAAACATGAGCatattcattgtcattgtcatcaaatgatttggctttcatcatcatgatgtcAGCGAATGTtgtgttgaaaaattcacatttataatgttgtttcaaattcaacaGATTGGAAATCctatcataatgataaaaaattgaataataccaagtcataaaattcaaaatggctttacatttttttttacttacgAATCGCCTAAACAACCAGCCGAATCGGTTGACTTTCGATAgttgttcaatattttttcaattttttctacaCCATAATCGGCCAATGGAGATTGAGCTAGACGTTCTTCGTCAATCGATTCGAATCCATTGGCTACCAGTAATttatataattcaattttttcactgtCATAAAATGGTGATATGGTTTAATGTTTAggtttaaaaataaaatttcaattattttacCTGATATTCAATTCTTCCATTTCGAGATCAAGTTCTTTTGAACACCTTAATCACATGGACAAACATGTAAATTCGAATACACCAGGTGGCGACACTATTAATGAGGTGTGAAaattacatttcatttcgatgaTATCAATATCTGTGGCTATTTTATGAAGAAGAACCACTATTTCAAagtgaatcaaattttattttagaaagaaaaaataaaccataaatgattattaataaaatgaatgagagTGGGATGATGgggaaaaccaaaaaaaaaaaaaaaatcattgaatatgtCAATTTCTTGCAATCTTAATATctacgattattattataataaccgccgccgccaccaccaccaccaccatggCCACGTGGATTCATGTCAGAAGAATGATTTAGCCGCGATGATGACATCGATCCACTGGTACCACCACCGATACTGCTTGATAATATCCGTGGTGTTGTATGATGACCACCACCGATACTGCTTGATAATATCCGTGGTgttgtatgatgatcataaccAGTGGAAGAATTCCATCCACGATTATCGGCGCCGATACTGCTTGACAAACCAGTTGTCATCCATGAATCCAGTGATGGTTGCCAGCTTTTATTGCCCAAATCAGAATATCGATGATCAGGTCGGCTGCCAGTATCATAGCTATTACGACCACCAGTAATCgaaccaaatgatgatcgtggATTCATTTTTCGTTCCATTGGACTTTCTCGAGAATCATACCTacgaattgaattaaattcgCGTCTGTAATTTCAAAAAGTTAAtaattggaaacaaaaaaaatttttttttcaatgacatacctattattataatcatcataacgtTTCTCTTCATGATGCATAAATGGGCTTCCATCATCGAAGGATCCTCCTCCCACATTACGTTTGATCATCGAACGAATCCGGTGTGGTGGGCCTGTTTTATCTTCAGATCTTAAATCACCAACAATAGCACtgctaccaccaccaccaccacgttCGAATTCAAATCTTGATTTCtgttcaattttaaaatattctgctttttcttgttcaaaaCGTAAACgttccattttcaatttttgtcttTCACGATCCAAACGTGATGATCCTCCATCTCGTTCATTGTTTCGtctatcatgatgatggctacctgatgatgataatcgtatGGGTGGTGTCCGTCTCAATTTTGATGGTAATGAGGTTCGATGTTGAGGACGATGAAATGAACCACCACGTGTATTTGGTCGAAAAGATGAAGTAGGTGGCCGTTTTGGTATTGGTGGTTTTCGCTATATATTTTCGAGAATCTCTGAAGCCTATTTTTTCGAGTTTTTTACCATCACTATCCTTATCATCTGGCCGTTCCTATAAAAATATATCAATAGAAGAGaagcagatttttttttgtttgtttttcattgatgaacgatgatcaaattatatgaatttactttgaacaattcaattttgctTCCACGAAAATCcgttttgttcaatttatcCAGACATCGTTGCGCTTGATCATGTGATTCCAATTTGACAAAACCAAGtaatgaattgttgttgccacGTATTATTTTGATGGCCAATACTTTTCCATGTTTGGAGAATATCTCTTCCAAGTGGGTGGATTTTGTGCCTACTGGCACGCCACTTACCCATAGATAACGTGTTTTGGCGAGATCAACTTTTTTCGAACGTGGTTTTGGATCACGTGCTGGGCTGTTgacaatcgaatcgaatcgtaTTAATTAGGTAAAAATTGTATTGttttctttatattttttttgaaagacAAATTATATATCTTTTTAGTAGAAATTCACCTTTTTCTTCGAACATTAtttcgatttgttgttgatgatgacgatgatgatttctttttactgtcattatttttcgttgttgttgatgatgatgatgatgaattttccactttttttgattgagaatccgattttgatgatgattgttgttgctgctgctgtttacGTTTTCTgcgatcatcattattgacgatttcttcttcattatcatcactttgaccatcatcagcattttctatttcttcCATCTcctcttcattatcatcatcgtcatcatttctgctttgataatcatcggattcattttcaatatcgCTTGGAACATCGTCATCcataataaatgattgatcatcatttttcgtATTACCATTTCTactgccaccaccaccaccaccatcattagaatattcttcatcatcatcatatgaagccatgttgttgtttattggttattctttttcttcttctttttggtCTCTGAAAGAATATTTTCGttctttttatttgtcaAAAGTATATAGAGTATATATAGAAGATAATAagagatttttgtttatgattgatttttattaagaaaaaaaaatttttttaatttgatttggtcgttttttttaattggaTGCGACCATACCCCACCAATGGATCGAATCTTCATTCATAgtagtcatcattatcacattAAATAAAACGTGCATCGAATATTCTTCGAATATTCTGTAAATAGGAAATATTCTTTACccgaattgaattgaatgaatttctttaCACATTTAGTGGTggtgaaaaacattttttacttcaagagattttttctttctttcttttgctATCGATTTTCAGTCATTAATATTTTCACTTTGCTCTATATTATCTTAATATAATAGGCTTTCTAATTACGTagacaccacacacacaatattggttttttgtgaaatttaaaacaaaaatcataatgattaggtaatcgaattattatttttgattatatattttttttaatttgaatcttttttttaatgatgataaaaaaagtgACTTACcttaattattataataatatattcacattaccgctgaaaataaaatgtgcAGTTGGCGTGCTCTCTTCTCgaacaataaaatcaaaaacacaccacacacacacacacaaaaactcAATCGAAACCTTTGTCATTTGGCAACTATTTCTACATGTCTAAACCACATGAATCGATTTGGATTTACATtttcgatgaatttttttttactgatattatcatgatttaacatgaatgataatttcttttttttagaattcaTAAATAAAAGAATACTGATAACCATTCCTAGCTGTATCTTCGGTTTTGCTTTATCATCTTTATTTGACAAATTACTTGACTTGTCTTTATTCCTAATCTGGACAATTATAACGATAATGACCAATTTTCTGGCAACCAAAGCATctaattttctctttttctttcttcttcttaGCTATAGAGAGCTAACACATTCTGCATACTGTCTGAATCGTTTGATTTTTGCATTTTATGAACACTTCTGACTAACGATTCCAGTTGCTCTAATGTTATGTCTTTTCCGGTTATCATCTTTGTGTAGTTTTAACACACTACATTTAacttcatcattaaatttagCTGGTAAAATCGACAGAATTTTTGAACATAGCTCTGAGCTTGTTTTTAATACTCCTCTAGCTTTTagttcatcattaattctTCGTACTTGACTGAATATTGCTTCTATATCTTCGGACCAAGATATCTCGTAAAATTTTTGCAATAAACTTTCAGTTGATTTACTTGAGCACCCTCTATGAAATTATATTAATTTATCCATCATTTGCTTAGCTGAATTGCAACCAGAAATtcgatgaaaatttgtttcatcgACCGTTCTTACTATAAACGCCATGGCCATGAATTTACTTGGATCTTCTGCGTCGTTGATGTTATTGTTCACAACGTATttccataaattttttcctttcatgGTCAATTCTATTTCCATAGCCCAACGATGAAAATTAGAATCGTTTAAAATAGTAATGTCAGTCAGTTCTTGCGTTACAGAGCCCATTTACCTTTTAGAATTCACAAATAAAAGAATAGatgaataaacaatttagaaggctttttaataataataattcattgacTTCTTGttctatatatttataattaacttgatcaattaatcatttcAACAACTCAACACTTTTGATGATATCGTTTCCAGAATATTACTGATTTAAAGTTTAAATCTTCATAGATAAAccttaaatcaattttcgaaACTTAATACGGcaaatagaatagaatttgctgagtttttttatttttttaattaaattttcgcTAATTTTGCATGTAATAAATGAGTGAGTGTGAGAACGTTTTTTTCGAACTTCTTTTCGAACAAAAAAGCATAAATTTTACTTAGATTCCCTTTCTATTATGGTTAATGTCCTTTTGTTTTATACTTGTGtactttatttttatttatttgtacTTGTGCTTCCTTGCGACTTGTAATTTATCAGGTTATGGGCTCACAAGATTCTACGCACACTACTTCTTGCATCTTAACCGACTCGACATATTCTAGAATCTAGATGGATGTTTGAGATCAAATGTGTCTTAAGAAGTCAAGATCTATGGGATGTTTAGAAAgcttattttgtttcatgatGGAACATCGACTAAATCGATTGCGAAATTGAagcaaaaattttatgaaatttCATGGACTGGAAACGTAAGAGAAACGTTTAGCGAAATTAGAAAAGTTGCAGCTGAGTTAATTGGTCGTGAATGCTCCAGAATCGGAAGAGAGCATTGTATCAAAAGCGCTTTCAAAATACTACCGGTGGAATTTGAAGCAGGCTTACGTCTGACCATGAGCTGACATTGGAACAACTTGAAACAATTCTAAGGtgtaaattttgatttttttttcattgtcatcatttttctaaATTATCACAGcgtcaagaaaaaataaaaaatgattctgtaaatatgatttttcaattttcgaatATGTAGAATCAACATTAATGTCAGCAACCGTTGTTTTTAATCAACGTAAAGGTCGCATTCAGAATTTCGGTTTTCGCTATTTTTGTCTTTCGCTATTTTGGATtgatatcttttttttgttgattagatttaaatttagatgattttatttaaaagTCGGTTTATCCATGATTTGTAACAAGTGAGCAGAGTGGCGCAGCGGAAGCGTGCTGGGCCCATAGGATTCTGTGAAGTATTCGTTGAATCAGTTGATTCTTTGGCTATTTCATACTGTTACATTTTTTAGtgatattatcatcgaatatTTCTTTTAATGCTCTTTTCgtataattttcattcgcTATTTTTGTCTTTCGCTCTTTTTGTCTTTCGCTATTTTTGACTTTCGCTGTTTTGGATCGATATCTTTTTTCGTCGAATAGATTTAAATTTAGACATGATGCTATGCAAAACTCGATTTTTCTGGATTTCACTATAAGCGAGCAGAGTGGCGCAGCGGAAGCGTGCTGGGCCCATAAATCCGGAAGTGGTCGTTGAGTCGATGTTTCTTCGATTCTTCGGTTCTTTCTATCTTTCTTCCATTGATACCCAGAGGTCCGTGGATCGAAACCACGCTCTGctatttttgcatttttgaCGTTGATTTTTTGACCCTTAGGATCCGGAAGTGTTCGTTGAATCAAagattctttctttttctcttataAACACAGAGGTCGTGGATCGAAACCACGCTCTGCTACATTTTTGCTTCCGGTCGTTTGATAGGTATCGgtaatttacatttttgatGGATCCAAGCAAGTAATTGCTGCTGAATCAATGATTCTTTGATTCTTTGATAATCCAATGACAAACACGTGGATTGAAACCACGCTCTGCTACAATTTTGCTTCCGGACCATTGATAAGTATCGGTAATTTACATTTTAgctaaaagttttttttttttttttttgaatttttttttttttggaatttcattcatttggaaaatttaGAATACAGATAACTTCACCCCAACAATTCACACagaacaaacacacacacaccaaatattattattattataaaattataaaattattattacattcaTTTGGACAGTGAAAGaataaatttataaaattttacaatCTCCATTGCTTCTGGACGTTCGATCGATTTTGGTGATTTACATTTTTGATGTATCCAATCAAGTAATCGTTGCTGAAACAAtgtgattttcaatttccgtaattgatcatcatcatcatcatcgtctttaATGATCCAATGACAAACATCTGGCACTTTCCAAATATCCGTTTTATGatcataaccatcatcataagtgTTTGGATAACGTTGTTCTGGTGCAACAAAATCACCAACAATAGGTCGATGTCCACATTTAATTGGTCCATGATTAGTGTTTGGTAAAGCATCCAgatcattcataataatcaatcgatcatcatcatcatcatcatcggttatTAGATATTGTGATAATGTTTTAgtcaaatcatttgaatcacaCATGACCATAGAATTTTGAtgtaaaaattgtaaaatttttacatattcaatacaatacaatagacgattgttgaaatttgattttcgtaTGGCTAAAATTCGCCGTAAATTATTCATATCACCAAGTGGATAATATGGAGTGAATATTGATTGTCCACAATTGccaattaattcaattataaatggatttttgttcattcgaaATCGTAACAGATTTTCGACATTTGCTTGAAAATCTTCTTTATACACGGACATTGTCAATGTAGACATGACCAATGGTTGATGATTCCATTCTACAAGCCAAACATTTTTCACTGTTCCTCTGGCAAGAATACGAAttggattcatttgtttgacaTCATTACAATCAAGATATGAATAACAGCCATTATATAAACGAAATTGTCCAGTcgaacattttgttttgaattgaaaatttacaaCATAAAATAAGATGATCAAGATGaccaaacaagaaaatgtgaaaaattttaatgccATGAAAAGCGATGTTTACAATGAATttacagaaacaaaaaaaaaatgaatgaatgaatttcacaATCAAATACGATCAAGAGATTCAAGTAATACTACTGCATTTCCACGTATGACAACCATACCGATTGGTATCTGCTGATTTCGTTTATTAATCTCTACTGCTTCATCAATAACTAGATTCATAAATGGATCGAAACCACGAAGAATGCCGGTCACTTGACGATTACCGTTCAGTTTCactatgaataaaaatttgtcaaatagaaaacaaaaaaatcaaaaaagataaaaaaaaactacttaCATGATAATCGTTTGTCCATATATTTTTTAAGTTCAGGTGGATGTGCTTtgctcatttttttaaattttacaaatttgagttatccgaaaaaaatagaaccaaaatcccgaaaaaaaagcaactTGAATAGAACAATAGcgtgttcgtgtgtgtgttgtgtgtgtctgtgtgtgtgtggtaaaACTCGAAAACAGGTTGTTCATAAATgacgaatcaaaaaaaaaaatggctacgattatcgaaaattaaaaaattaaaatctcCAATTCTgtgcataaaaaaaaatccattccCTTAAAGATAAAGATTTCttgtcatttttaattttttgaaagaaatgttaaaaaaatgaatcaaaaaaaaaatttgaaataaaattttttttttgattaatttttgcCATCAGCATAAGTAGCGCACTCTGTTGTGCAAATAATTCGAGCAATaacgtttttattttttttttttttttttgcccactcacactcgcacacacacaagagttcgtacagttttttttcacgtaaAAAACAGCGCCTCATAGCGGCTATTAAAATAACACCATTTACAATtgatctttcttttttttttattttagcaCTCGTAAAAAATCGTCGTTGTATATGTGCACAAAGTTTGAGttttattagaaaaaaaagtaaaacattttttgtgtgtgtgtattccaCATTATAGAAATTAATGGATCAAGATCtattgataaaattaattcagatttttatttgaaaatcatcaaatatcaaaattattcTCTTCAGATATACTCGTAAcggaatatatatatatctgaCACGATTACGATTATTTACAGAACACAATGTCAGCCGCATTACGTAGTAGTACATCGGACATCAAATATCCTTCGGGATGTCGTGAGATTACCGAAGAATTAGCTACCGATGATCTTATTCGAAGGTAAgtttaaatttaattgttATTGATTTCGTATATAAGATACATACACGATCATGATTGGCTCATTGATTGGATTGATGGAATTTTGTTGTggtggaaaattttcatttttttgtttctgttcgttacattcaatcgatttgtaTATTCACCGCTTTGATTCAAACTAAATGGCGCCATCTCTTTATTCTTATCGGGGTTCAtaattttggaaattttaattctgcattttttttttttaattttaattttaaatcaagGCTCAAGGATATTGCCATGGCATTTCAACAGATGTCACAGGaagagaataataaaatctaCATTCCATTGGCATTATATCTGGGTAATGTtcattttagatttttttgattttatatttttttttcataatgatgaccataatTATTTTTACAGCCACTGACTTTTTTCTTGAACATCCATCTCGTGATGTTCGATTGTTGGTTGCCTGTTCCATTGCTGATGTATTTCGAGTGTTTGCACCGAATGCTCCATATGATCGAGCCGATATAATCAAAAGAATattcatgtttttcattcaacaattgaAAGGATTACAGGATCCAAAAGATGCTACATTTAAACGTTATTTCTATCTTCTCGAAAATCTTGCCTGGGTTAAATCATTCAACATATGTATCGAATTGGAAGATTCACAACAAATTTTCTGTGAATTATTTTCACTAATGTTCAAGGTAAGTTTTTGATttacaaatataaaaaaaaatcacaaatttaatgaaaaaaaaatacatttcaattgtatagattgtcaatgaaaatcatagtgaaaaagtgaaaaatttcatgctAGACGTATTGAAAccattgataattgaatcgGATACAGTATCGTCGAAATTATTGCAAATTATATTGATGCAAATTATTGATCCGAAAAAATCGGCCAACAAACAAGCATATTGGTTAGCATCACAAATTCTTGATAAAACCAGTAGTACATTGGAACCATATatatcgtcatttttttccaaagcCATTACACGTGGTTGGAACGAAAACGGTAATGTTTCAGACggtgaaaatgatgacgaagaaatgaatgaattgaaacaaaaattccgTAAGAATAAATCCAATTCAAATTCGATTGAAGTATCACAGATATGTGATTTAATTTatgaattaaatcaaatctgTCCAAATATTGTCAA encodes:
- the LOC124495749 gene encoding uncharacterized protein LOC124495749 translates to MEELNISEKIELYKLLVANGFESIDEERLAQSPLADYGVEKIEKILNNYRKSTDSAGCLGDSISNLLNLKQHYKCEFFNTTFADIMMMKAKSFDDNDNEYAHVYRFIAQLLRGQLADLSELNEKSMNIMLTLIREMQLLVNSFDSNRLLVSESDEQQQQENVKEKQTLETLKSMFKFQRISEFMNPLNISAETNDRLLQLLLDAETKRRESTKKT
- the LOC124496285 gene encoding uncharacterized protein LOC124496285 translates to MASYDDDEEYSNDGGGGGGSRNGNTKNDDQSFIMDDDVPSDIENESDDYQSRNDDDDDNEEEMEEIENADDGQSDDNEEEIVNNDDRRKRKQQQQQQSSSKSDSQSKKVENSSSSSSTTTKNNDSKKKSSSSSSTTNRNNVRRKSPARDPKPRSKKVDLAKTRYLWVSGVPVGTKSTHLEEIFSKHGKVLAIKIIRGNNNSLLGFVKLESHDQAQRCLDKLNKTDFRGSKIELFKERPDDKDSDGKKLEKIGFRDSRKYIAKTTNTKTATYFIFSTNSLPSKLRRTPPIRLSSSGSHHHDRRNNERDGGSSRLDRERQKLKMERLRFEQEKAEYFKIEQKSRFEFERGGGGGSSAIVGDLRSEDKTGPPHRIRSMIKRNVGGGSFDDGSPFMHHEEKRYDDYNNRREFNSIRRYDSRESPMERKMNPRSSFGSITGGRNSYDTGSRPDHRYSDLGNKSWQPSLDSWMTTGLSSSIGADNRGWNSSTGYDHHTTPRILSSSIGGGTSGSMSSSRLNHSSDMNPRGHGGGGGGGGGYYNNNRRY
- the LOC124496257 gene encoding protein O-mannose kinase, whose translation is MALKFFTFSCLVILIILFYVVNFQFKTKCSTGQFRLYNGCYSYLDCNDVKQMNPIRILARGTVKNVWLVEWNHQPLVMSTLTMSVYKEDFQANVENLLRFRMNKNPFIIELIGNCGQSIFTPYYPLGDMNNLRRILAIRKSNFNNRLLYCIEYVKILQFLHQNSMVMCDSNDLTKTLSQYLITDDDDDDDRLIIMNDLDALPNTNHGPIKCGHRPIVGDFVAPEQRYPNTYDDGYDHKTDIWKVPDVCHWIIKDDDDDDDQLRKLKITLFQQRLLDWIHQKCKSPKSIERPEAMEIVKFYKFILSLSK
- the LOC124496258 gene encoding small nuclear ribonucleoprotein G; the protein is MSKAHPPELKKYMDKRLSLKLNGNRQVTGILRGFDPFMNLVIDEAVEINKRNQQIPIGMVVIRGNAVVLLESLDRI